accataaaagcctcaagtactttttggagcaaaagatatcatcccctgagcaacaaaaatgggtaaccaaacttcttagatttgattatgaaattatttacaaaaaggggaaagaaaacgttgttgcagatgcactctcacggctacctgaacaagttaaggtttcagccatctcccttcctatcaccggtctcctcgaggacattagggaagaatggaagaaggatccagaaatcagcaagatcataaaaaaattggaggaggatccaagtgcaatagcccactactcttgggattcgagggatctacgctacaaaggtcgcattgtgcttatacctgactccccttgcatcgcaatcatcttgcatgaaatgcactccgtaccttcagcagggcactctggattcctaagaacctacaaaagagtgaagcaaaatttttattggagagggatgaaaaaaattattgttgaatatgtggcacaatgtgatgtatgtcaacagcacaagggtgaaactgtggcaaatccagggaagctacaaccagggtttgccgtaccgagctGTAGCagttactgtagcactatagcaggtactgtagcactgtagcagtgctacagtactcggtacactcagatgtaccactcggtacacctgggtgtaccgctcggtataccgtaccgtaccggtaccgagcccaggtcgaaataccggtacggtacggtattgcgaaccttggttacaaccactacccataccagactcagtatggactggcatctctatggacttcattgaagggctaccatcttccaaaggtaaaagcacgattctcgtggtggttgatcgacttacgaaatatgctcatttttgtgctgtgagaaatccctacactactgctagtattgcccagattttcatagaaaatattgttaaactgcatgggatgccaaggtccatcgtaagtgatcgtgacaggatcttcactagtaaattttggaccgagttatttcagttacaaggcaccaaactcaagatgagcacagcgtattatccacaaactgacggccaaacagaggtggtaaataggtgcttagagacgtacctccggtgtttcgctagcgaccgaccaaaagagtgggagaaatggcttccctgggccgaatggtggtataatactacatatcattcatctacaaaatgtgccccttatgaagcattgtatggtcgaccagcacctgtgattccaaagtatgtaattggctcggccaaggtagatcaggttgaccaagaattgattgatagggacaaactcttacaactgttaaaagataatctctctaccgctgaagccagaatgaagcagcaagccgacacacgacgaagtgaaagagaattttcagtgggagattgggtttatcttcgcctacaaccatacaagcaactctctatcaatactcgagcctccatgaagctatccccacgtttttatgggccctatcagatcacagagcgtattggagccgtggcatacagacttaaattacctgaggatgccaaaattcaccctgtcttccacgtatcatgcctaaagcccaagttgggagaacacgagtcaccccagatacaactgcccaacacaactgaggatggagttattcaagcccaaccataagccatcctcgatcgcaggatcgtgatgcgtcgccgacatccctctactgaagtactagtgcattggaataatctaccacttgaagacgccacatgggaaccatatgaggagctgaagacccggttctctgagttcatggaatctcagccttgaggacaaggctgatttgaagagggcgggtctgttaggactctagctaggagagtcctaattgagagggacattctgttaggactctagctaggagagtcctaattgagaaggacattctgttaggactctagctagggacattctgttaggactctagctaggagagtcctaattgagagggacattcatgtaagaggttttttcttagagaagaattaggagttgtaagggaataggagtcttgagtaggagtcctattaggagttggttagaagtaagagttttaagtaggagtcctattaggagttagggtttagaagccctataaatagtcatgtattcctcctcttttgataagcaatagatgaatcttttctgtagcctttgagcagcaacttggagggaggaacccctatagagttccaaggaggccgatcccctaacgagatcaaccccaagtttagaatctgcaagggttctaacactctactagttccctcgtgcgtgatttcaagtgtacgccaaatatcaaaagccgtttcgcacatagaaatccgattgatctcatttttgtccaaagcgcaaaataaggcattcatagcctttgcgtttaaagaaaaatacttcttctccaaatccgaccattcgttcatcggtttagagggaagttgaaaaccgttttcaacgatattccacaaatccaaattcatagaaatcaagaaaactctcattcgagtttttcaataagtgtagtccaatccgttaaacaacggtggacgaaaaaccgataagccctcttgaaagccattaagagccatttctctcgggtgtaaatccgaaatgagaaataccgggctctgataccaattgttaggatcggagcggcactaagagggggggggggtgaattagtgcagcggtgaagtgcgataaacttttcacgatttaaacacttttcgtaaacttcgtacgataaaagcaacgttttcgtttaaaaccgtttcgattgcgttttaacttaaagagataagtaagacggagacaaagcagtatagcattaaagacccctcttacaacttttacaagcggttcactctcttacagattttcagcaagaaagaaggaggtgaacactagcaaattgaaaacaagactagcaaagactcttctaagacacttttctctcaatcacttgttgctcaaaaagttgtgttctcagttgagacttgaggggtatttataggcctcaagaggattcaaatttgggctccaaaaatttgaattctcttatattcccgatgctggcggtgccaccgcccagcgctcgggtgctgggcggtgcaaccgcccagcccaggaggtgtcaccgcccagctctcgggtgctgggcggtgccaccgcctaggccaattcagctcactggttgggctccaaacttggcccaaaccagtccgaactcgggcccaattggcccctacttgggttataggattaacgcctaatcctaaccttaattaacgtgctaactacgaatttaaagacattttctaagctattacaaagtccgtaagtcaagacttttttcggcgagcttccggcgaacttccgacgattttccgataaactctcggaaaccattctgcggactcccggcaagctcctagtcttcacgatttgatcttgacgagttccaatgagcttcttcggcaagctccgatctttctcggcgagctccgcgaacttccaacgaaccttccggcgagcttccgaaaaacccttcggcaagctccctactcattctcggctagttccggcagcattcccgacgaaccttcggacttccgtcgaactcttgaactcgcaatgaatccttcgtgcttgacttcgacactttgttttgctttatgtcttcgtcgttatcgtagttaatcctgcacacacaagctaaaactctactccgatctagacaattattacaacgcgaattgacattctgttgcccggcacgtcattggttggcgcttcgtccgattcttcggtgcatcgtcctctcttgcagcttgttgcccaatcggcggttgaccttcgcaaccccgatatccttggcgtaatttcgctctccttggcccgatgcccgacgtccgaagccttctgccgtccaatatcttgatgtgatctcctccggcgcaatgtcaattcctcctgcgttaactgtctaatcctgatcgagtagacctgcatcactcaaaatgcagttaaacataaacataattatcaattagtttcatcatcaaaatacgagattcaacacgagtTTGCTCGGCCGAGGTGCAGgcctcgggccctccttctagtgccaatctgataagggatcatttggtCGGTCGGCCATTGGTGCGGCCCGTAAGCTCGCAAGGAATTGTCCGCTTTGAGTGATGGGCGTACCTGCACGGTTTTGTCCCTTTGGAGTATGTGAGCTCCAAAAGGCACCTCTGTGGGTAAGGAAGACCTAgcggacttatgagcccttggttcccatactcctcaaccaatgtgggactaaatagcCTCACATGCTTCAAAAGGCCGTTAGAGGTGCCTTTTGGAGTTCACATGCTCTGAAAGGACAAAACTCTGGCGGCTTTTCGGAGCTCACATGCTCTGAAAGGACAAAACCGTGCAGGTATGCCCATCGCCCAAAGCGGATAATTTTTCGTGAGCCTAAGGGCTGTACCAATGGCCGACTGACCAAATGATCCCTTATTAAGTAGTAAATTCTAGAATAGCCTTATACCtcataaatattaaaagaaataaagtgGAAACATCTTTAGAAAACATGATTAGATTTCGAAGAAATTAGAACAGTCTGAAATAAGGTTTGATATCCACTATATCTGCTGACAGGCCTCCATAACTCATCTTTATATTTTACATCTTTTTTGTCCTGGATGTGGGATTATCTCCATAAGGGCTGCTGCTTGGTAATTAGAACTAATGGAACTCAGTATAATGTGGTCAAGTGAAAGTATAATGGTGTCATAGCAGTTTGTTTTGGGTTGTAATCCCAAAAATGACTGATTTTTATCAGTGTTGATGGCCTAACTAGGTTGGTTTCTGCCACAACATGTAATCTGAATACCGTGTATGGATGTGCACAACAAAGGTCATTCATTATATGTTTCTGTTTCATGTTTGATGCTAGAATAAATTGCCAAGCTTAACAATACTTAATATTTTTTGTCTGACTTGCCCGTCTTAGGGCTAAAAGGTATCCCATTAAATTGGAGAGCAATGACTCAAAGATTTATAAGGGGAGTAAGGCATGTTACTTGTACTTTGACACTTCTTGGGAGAAGGAATCTTGGTGCAAAGCACTCCGTCTTGCTTCCTGCCCTGATAGGGGAAAATGGAACTGGTTCTCTCAGTTGGGTGAAGATTTCCAAGACTATCTGTCATCCTTAAGTATTGAATATCCTTCCTTTCTGAAGCCATCAACGCTTTATACTGAGACTACTAACAGAACAAGTAGGATTGATGAATCCTCCAGAGTTCAATTTTTTCTGAAAAAATTTtctaagaaggcttcgaaaaatgCTTTAGAAAGTAGACAAAGTTCAATCTCATCATCAAGTTGTGGTGAAAGGAAGATTGACAAGAGGTTACCTTCCACGGCTGGTGCATCATCAAGTGATGGATTTGTAATTAGTTCATCTGAAGACAAATTTTCAAGTAAGCCATTCTGAGATGTTAGCACAGCCTTTCTTTATAACAAACTTGTACTCGTTTTCATAATATCTGCATTCTGGTATTCATGATGCAGCTGCTGATGAAAAGTTTGTAAATGATAAAGGTACACTTTGTTGGAATCTGTTGCTATCAAGGCTATTTTTTGATGCAAAAAATAGTATTGAGATCAATAATCTCATAAAAGCATGCATCCAGGttattttcatattaaattatcCCGATTGATCACCTTCTTGCTTTCTTTGTTCATATATAGGATTCTGatatttcctttttatgtgaACAGACGACATTGTCAAATACAAGAAGACCAAGTTATCTGTGTGAAATATCATGTACTGGCTTAGATCTTGGTAGCGTTCTACCTTACATTCATAGAATGAGAGTTTTCCCTGTAGACTTGAATCAGGTGTTGTCTATGGAAATTGATATCGAATACTCTGGTGGTATAATATTAGACATAGAGACAAGACTTAAAGTTCGTGAATTGGAATTGCAAAaggacttgataaaaacaagtttagaaTCAAATTCTACTTACGAGTTGAATTCCGATTTTCTTGAAGGTATTGAGCATTATGGAAACCAGTTGAAATCTCCAAGCAACTCAGCCACTGGAATGGGTAACAGAAATGAAGTGGATAAAGCAGGTAAGAGTAATGTTTTGCAagttaaatatcttttttttctgaTAGAATGCTGCAGTATGTTGAATTATAGAAATGTATTTTTAATATGGGAAACAAAGAGAAGCCAATGTCAAGCTCACTGCCATTTCACTCCATGCATACTGTTGTATGAGTAATCTGAGTTTCTGGTTTCGCTAAGATCAGGAGTCATCATCTCATGTTTCAGCTCTCCTTTTTGTCTCTTCCAGAGAGAACATGAGAATGATAACCGGACCGAATTGTCCGTATTCTGACTGACTGCAAAGATTTTATTGTCTTTCATGAattttagaaaaaattaaaaatttctacTAAAAAAATTGGTAATTTTAGATTTTGTCTTTCATGAATTAGATTTTATCTAAGACAAAATCTAAAATTAAGTTGCTAATTTTAGATTTTGTCTTAGATAAACAATTAGGAGACTGATATTGGTCACACTAGTTCACAGTGTACTTCCCTAAAATCAGGCATGCCGCACAACATTACCATGTTCTAACAGCGAGTAAAAAGTATTTATAACTTTCTTGCTTTCTGCCATGGtccattttgttaggatcgagagcactaagagggggggggtgaattagtgcagcggaaattttacagcgattaaaaccgaaagctgcgttcgttcgatagaaactattatgatgcaaaagctgattcacagtttgtatctaagtgcagtttgcgtctaagcgcagattgcgtctaagcgaagtttgcgtctaaacacagtttgcgtctaagcgcagttttgcgtctaagcgcagtttgcgtctaaacacagtttgcgtctaagcgtagttttgcgtctaagcgcagtttgcgtctaaacgcagatttacgtctaagctcagattgcgtttaagcgcagtttgcgtctgagcgcagtttacgtctaagatcagattacgtctgagcgcagtgcagtttgcgtctaaacgcagttttacgtctaaacacagttttacgtctaaacgtagttttacgtctaaacgcagtttgcgtctaaacgcagttttacatctaaacgtagttttacgttcaaaagtagtttacgtctaaaacacagttttacgtctaagcagaatcaagccgtaaacgtaaactgcaaagaaacttgttcgcagaaatcagtttgcagttataaacagaatcaagacgtaaacgtaaactgcaaagaaactcgttcgcaaaaatcagtttgcagttataaacagaatcaagacgtaaacgtaaactgcacagaaactcgttcgtaaaagcacggaagacagttctgcagaatca
The DNA window shown above is from Musa acuminata AAA Group cultivar baxijiao chromosome BXJ2-4, Cavendish_Baxijiao_AAA, whole genome shotgun sequence and carries:
- the LOC135581327 gene encoding uncharacterized protein LOC135581327 isoform X6, producing MPSGRSLFPLRRRAKRYPIKLESNDSKIYKGSKACYLYFDTSWEKESWCKALRLASCPDRGKWNWFSQLGEDFQDYLSSLSIEYPSFLKPSTLYTETTNRTSRIDESSRVQFFLKKFSKKASKNALESRQSSISSSSCGERKIDKRLPSTAGASSSDGFVISSSEDKFSTADEKFVNDKGTLCWNLLLSRLFFDAKNSIEINNLIKACIQTTLSNTRRPSYLCEISCTGLDLGSVLPYIHRMRVFPVDLNQVLSMEIDIEYSGGIILDIETRLKVRELELQKDLIKTSLESNSTYELNSDFLEGIEHYGNQLKSPSNSATGMGNRNEVDKADGLRNSKSASWTSGHVSRWKAILHSLANQVSQVPLSLSIRVISLRGTLRLYIKPPPSDQLWFGFTTMPELDWNLESSVGDRKITSSHIALLISNRFKAAIRDSLVLPNCETICIPWMLAEKDDWVPRKVAPFMWINNENTEMTWPEFPVPQNREDKPKLDGSNKTKDSLDDKVDEAKNVIHVEQPA